The following are encoded in a window of Armatimonadota bacterium genomic DNA:
- the argR gene encoding arginine repressor has translation MRAARIREIVRTQEVRTQQELVHALRRRGIRVTQATVSRDIKRLGLVKVATPEGHYRYALPTDTPVPPGTLDRLRGVCAEFATSVERAMDLILVKTVPGGAAPVAQAIDDVRWPEVAGTVAGEDTILVVPRSRGVVGEVLRRLRALVPS, from the coding sequence GTGCGCGCCGCCCGGATCCGGGAGATCGTCCGCACCCAGGAGGTCCGGACCCAGCAGGAGCTGGTCCACGCCCTCCGCCGCCGGGGAATCCGCGTCACCCAGGCCACGGTGAGCCGGGACATCAAGCGCCTGGGCCTGGTGAAGGTGGCCACCCCGGAAGGACACTACCGCTACGCCCTGCCGACGGACACGCCTGTCCCGCCGGGCACCCTGGACCGGCTGCGGGGAGTCTGCGCCGAGTTCGCCACCTCGGTGGAGCGGGCGATGGACCTGATCCTTGTCAAGACCGTTCCCGGAGGGGCGGCCCCGGTGGCCCAGGCGATCGACGACGTGCGCTGGCCCGAGGTGGCGGGCACGGTGGCCGGGGAGGATACGATCCTGGTGGTGCCCCGCTCCCGCGGGGTCGTCGGGGAGGTCCTGCGCCGGCTGCGGGCCCTGGTCCCCTCCTGA
- a CDS encoding HDIG domain-containing protein, giving the protein MAITPTARGLRRAWREARAPLRKTVIGAATFVALALATGLQYLAPRLELRVGQVSPRDVEAPRSVEFVDRVRTEALRREAAAAIRPVTRLSPEATDRARETIARTFAAIDRARGVGGLSFAERAAMLRQQAPVSLDDPAVLAALTLDAPSLAVARATAEQAVARVMEEGVRPEDLPRAQDQVRSAIRAVPIAGRTMTLASSVALAALQPSLTVDLAATQALRRRAMEEVVPVTTRILRGEVVVRRGEVVTEAHMQKLTALGLVRAPLSWQRPVGAALMVLLLLVVSGAYIRQFQPDIWAQDRLLLVWSLAVALTVAMARLLIGRVNPYLIPTGAGVMLIAVLLRPRLALYTAAVIALLVSTVAGGDVRLGVVTFVGSTAGVYALKRISHRTDLVVAGVWMGVASALVAAALTLGDQLPWYPDMVAEMAHALGHGVLAGIITIGTLPYLEHLFGLVTPIKLLELSNPSHPLLRRLQVEAPGTYHHSLIVANLAEAAAEAVGADSLLVRVGAYYHDVGKIRRPAFFVENQAGLDNPHDRMTPSLSALTVLSHVRDGLEYAREYRLPSQVADFIAQHHGTNLMAYFYHQAVQRGDSVSEDVFRYDGPKPQTRETAIVMLADAVEGATRALTRPTPDRIEQTVRRIIREKLDDGQLDQCDLTFRDLDAIARVFVRLLATMFHPRVEYPELERDLRTGARDRPASVR; this is encoded by the coding sequence ATGGCCATCACTCCGACCGCCCGGGGGCTGCGCAGGGCCTGGCGCGAGGCGCGGGCGCCGTTGCGGAAGACTGTCATCGGCGCGGCGACCTTCGTGGCCCTGGCGCTGGCCACCGGGCTCCAGTACCTGGCCCCCCGGCTGGAACTGCGGGTGGGGCAGGTCAGCCCCCGGGATGTGGAGGCTCCCCGCAGCGTCGAGTTCGTGGACCGCGTCCGGACCGAGGCCCTGCGCCGGGAGGCGGCGGCGGCGATCCGGCCGGTGACGCGCCTGTCGCCCGAGGCGACCGACAGGGCCCGGGAGACGATCGCCCGGACGTTTGCCGCCATCGACCGGGCCCGCGGCGTCGGCGGCCTCAGTTTCGCCGAGCGGGCTGCGATGCTGCGGCAGCAGGCGCCGGTCTCCCTGGACGATCCCGCGGTCCTGGCCGCCCTCACCCTGGACGCCCCCTCGCTGGCGGTGGCCCGCGCCACCGCCGAGCAGGCGGTGGCGCGGGTGATGGAGGAGGGGGTGCGGCCGGAGGACCTCCCGCGGGCCCAGGACCAGGTGCGGTCCGCCATCCGGGCGGTGCCCATCGCCGGGCGCACCATGACCCTGGCCAGCTCCGTGGCGCTGGCAGCCCTGCAGCCCAGCCTCACCGTGGACCTGGCCGCCACCCAGGCGCTGCGCCGCCGGGCCATGGAGGAGGTCGTCCCGGTGACCACCCGCATCCTCCGGGGGGAGGTGGTGGTCCGCCGGGGCGAGGTGGTGACCGAGGCCCACATGCAGAAGCTGACCGCGCTGGGCCTGGTGCGGGCGCCCCTGTCGTGGCAGCGTCCGGTGGGGGCGGCCCTGATGGTGCTCCTGCTGCTGGTGGTCAGCGGCGCCTACATCCGCCAGTTCCAGCCCGACATCTGGGCCCAGGACCGCCTGCTCCTGGTGTGGAGCCTGGCCGTGGCCCTGACGGTGGCCATGGCGCGCCTGCTGATCGGCCGGGTGAATCCCTACCTCATCCCCACCGGTGCGGGCGTCATGCTCATCGCCGTCCTCCTGCGGCCGCGCCTGGCCCTGTACACCGCGGCGGTCATCGCCCTGCTGGTGTCCACCGTGGCCGGGGGCGACGTACGCCTGGGCGTGGTCACCTTCGTGGGCTCCACCGCCGGGGTCTACGCCCTCAAGCGGATCAGCCACCGTACCGACCTCGTGGTGGCCGGCGTGTGGATGGGAGTCGCCAGCGCCCTGGTGGCGGCCGCCCTGACCCTGGGTGACCAGCTGCCGTGGTACCCCGACATGGTCGCCGAGATGGCCCACGCCCTGGGGCATGGGGTCCTGGCGGGCATCATCACCATCGGCACCCTGCCGTATCTGGAGCACCTGTTCGGCCTGGTCACACCCATCAAGCTGCTGGAACTGAGCAACCCCAGCCACCCCCTGCTGCGCCGGCTGCAGGTCGAGGCGCCGGGGACCTACCACCACAGCCTGATCGTCGCCAACCTGGCGGAGGCGGCCGCCGAAGCGGTGGGGGCCGACAGCCTGCTGGTGCGGGTGGGGGCGTACTACCACGACGTGGGCAAGATCCGCCGCCCGGCGTTCTTCGTCGAGAACCAGGCGGGCCTGGACAACCCCCACGACCGCATGACCCCCAGCCTGTCGGCGCTCACGGTCCTGTCCCACGTGCGGGACGGGCTGGAGTACGCCCGGGAGTACCGGCTGCCCTCCCAGGTGGCCGACTTCATCGCCCAGCACCACGGGACCAACCTGATGGCATACTTCTACCACCAGGCGGTGCAGAGGGGTGATTCGGTCTCCGAAGACGTCTTCCGGTACGACGGTCCCAAGCCCCAGACCCGCGAGACCGCCATCGTGATGCTGGCCGACGCGGTGGAAGGCGCCACCCGGGCGCTGACCCGCCCCACGCCCGACCGCATCGAGCAGACGGTCCGGCGCATCATCCGGGAGAAGCTGGACGACGGCCAGCTGGACCAGTGCGACCTCACCTTCCGGGACCTGGACGCCATCGCCCGGGTGTTCGTCCGCCTGCTGGCCACCATGTTCCACCCCCGGGTGGAGTATCCGGAGCTCGAGCGCGACCTCCGGACGGGCGCCCGGGACCGGCCGGCGTCGGTGCGCTGA
- the argH gene encoding argininosuccinate lyase, translating into MDHRMWGGRFAEDLDPALLQYTASFDVDRRLLPWDVVASIAHARMLGETGIIPASDAAALVEGLRTLLADVRAGRLAVEGPYEDVHTFVEAVLYRRLGPVAGRLHTARSRNDQVATAFRLYVREQIVRLVDAVAALMAAVADRAASALDVLLPAYTHLQRAQPVRLAHHLLAYLWTLDRDADRLMDCYRRADVLPLGSGAAVGVSFPVDRALVAGLLGFARISPNSVDATGDRDFAVEVAADAALLMVHLSRWAEELVLWSTEEFGFVALADRVATGSSLMPHKKNPDVAELIRGRAGRVIGCAVGLLAALKGLPPGYQRDLQEDKALTMEALDLAAASVRALQVFLEGVEFVPSRMEAALQGGVLTATEVADYLARRGMPFREAHQVAGRLVREALERGCALWDLPLEVYRSHSHLCDRDILDAVRPLAAVEAKNVPGGTARASVRAQLDEARQRLEEVRRWIEGARRTLERAAALGAPSAPPA; encoded by the coding sequence ATGGATCACCGCATGTGGGGCGGGCGGTTTGCCGAGGACCTGGACCCGGCCCTGCTGCAGTACACCGCGTCCTTCGACGTGGACCGGCGGCTCCTGCCGTGGGACGTGGTCGCCAGCATCGCCCACGCCCGGATGCTGGGAGAGACCGGCATCATCCCCGCCTCCGACGCCGCCGCATTGGTGGAGGGGCTGCGGACCCTGCTGGCCGACGTCCGGGCCGGCCGTCTGGCGGTCGAGGGACCCTACGAGGACGTCCACACCTTCGTGGAGGCCGTCCTCTACCGCCGCCTGGGGCCGGTGGCCGGCCGCCTGCACACCGCCCGCAGCCGCAACGATCAGGTGGCCACCGCCTTCCGGCTGTACGTCCGGGAGCAGATCGTGCGGCTGGTGGACGCGGTGGCCGCCCTGATGGCGGCCGTGGCGGACCGGGCCGCCTCCGCCCTGGACGTCCTGCTGCCCGCGTACACCCACCTCCAGCGCGCCCAGCCGGTGCGCCTGGCGCACCACCTGCTGGCGTACCTGTGGACGCTGGACCGGGATGCCGACCGCCTGATGGACTGCTACCGCCGCGCCGACGTCCTGCCCCTGGGATCGGGCGCGGCGGTGGGGGTATCCTTTCCGGTCGACCGCGCCCTCGTGGCGGGTCTGCTGGGGTTCGCCCGGATCAGCCCCAACAGCGTGGACGCCACCGGCGACAGGGACTTCGCGGTGGAGGTGGCGGCCGACGCGGCGCTGCTGATGGTGCACCTGTCCCGGTGGGCCGAAGAGCTCGTCCTGTGGTCCACCGAGGAGTTCGGGTTCGTGGCCCTGGCCGATCGGGTGGCCACCGGCAGCAGCCTGATGCCGCACAAGAAGAACCCGGACGTGGCCGAGCTGATCCGCGGGCGCGCCGGGCGGGTGATCGGGTGCGCGGTGGGGCTGCTGGCCGCGCTGAAGGGACTGCCGCCCGGCTACCAGCGCGACCTGCAGGAAGACAAGGCCCTGACCATGGAAGCGCTGGACCTGGCCGCCGCGTCGGTGCGGGCGCTGCAGGTGTTCCTGGAAGGCGTGGAGTTCGTGCCGTCCCGCATGGAAGCGGCCCTCCAGGGGGGAGTCCTCACCGCCACCGAGGTGGCCGACTATCTGGCGCGCCGGGGGATGCCGTTTCGGGAGGCGCACCAGGTGGCCGGCCGCCTGGTCCGGGAGGCGCTGGAGCGGGGGTGCGCCCTGTGGGACCTCCCCCTGGAGGTGTACCGGTCCCACAGCCACCTGTGCGACCGGGACATCCTGGACGCGGTCCGGCCCCTGGCCGCTGTGGAGGCCAAGAATGTTCCCGGGGGGACGGCCAGGGCGTCGGTGCGCGCCCAGCTGGACGAGGCCCGCCAGCGCCTGGAGGAGGTGCGCCGGTGGATCGAGGGGGCCCGCCGGACGCTCGAGCGCGCGGCCGCGCTCGGCGCGCCATCCGCTCCGCCCGCGTGA